In Rhinatrema bivittatum chromosome 1, aRhiBiv1.1, whole genome shotgun sequence, a single genomic region encodes these proteins:
- the LOC115090280 gene encoding uncharacterized protein LOC115090280 isoform X2 has protein sequence MNLQTALTSSPLLSNDYNPEKLQVICHHNVCMTSSLLSVGLYHPETGGYAWHKLKSIEQLETFINFELLMGTHIPHHGFCLIRCRNPVKRQITQLLILLPFLQTTLEASERSRTTVPLLNVNILLLDSVSRHHFYRTLVKTIDAFRHLNRHEFSHGQVFDFKLVQGIKGRTFESLQALFGGKVAFHPVFDSYSLPTNPVDLNETFGKFKAYGYETLYVEDMCWLGEWGLVKELAVMNQSASFSVRARAFKEAILRAGIDRIDVSYSSCRILQENKVKDMFHGPDAICFNGIHQHSYLLQYIQFFVTHFSSMKKPTFTFLILDTGHEDTGLRIKQLDTELANHVLFLAKQHNTVSFILSDHGNTYGRFFAASTEAQAEVFHPSLFIIVPEHASKVLGSRKMKSLRLNQNRLISLIDVHHTLKSLLPSDKFLEKESLKYSISINGLLSPVSVNRSCTDIPRLHPNLCICQAYYISQRNDSYYALFAEFALGYLNNLILEQQKGTNGTCLRLIATRFENVQSSGMSVSPTEVIVKLDLYVRILERVSNEDEMFTVSVQFNVVNNIGVLIFLGYDRLTSYSRYRICADPAVDLRLCICDMSAVQRNTTVHNREHAILESVLWTVTHRTAIHDPCLYLLTRNYTTGIVLLVHNTCTDAQYHVRFDFMTKNLHSSSKMPIDLVIEPVREKLLVTGIRKVDNQPWKCKYILNYTVFPL, from the coding sequence AATGATTATAATCCAGAGAAGCTCCAAGTTATCTGTCATCATAATGTCTGCATGACATCTTCCTTGTTATCTGTTGGATTATACCATCCTGAAACTGGAGGATATGCATGGCACAAACTGAAATCAATTGAGCAACTTGAAACTTTTATTAATTTTGAGCTTTTAATGGGTACCCACATTCCCCATCACGGCTTCTGCCTCATCCGGTGTAGGAATCCAGTTAAAAGGCAAATTACTCAGTTGCTcattcttcttccttttctgcAGACCACACTTGAGGCTTCTGAAAGATCCAGGACCACAGTTCCTTTACTGAATGTCAACATTTTGCTACTGGACTCTGTCTCTAGGCACCATTTTTATAGGACATTGGTCAAAACTATTGATGCTTTTAGACACCTGAATAGACATGAATTCAGCCATGGACAAGTGTTTGATTTTAAACTAGTTCAAGGAATCAAGGGGAGAACTTTTGAATCTCTCCAAGCTCTTTTTGGTGGCAAAGTGGCTTTTCATCCTGTGTTTGATTCTTACAGTTTGCCTACAAATCCAGTGGACCTGAATGAAACCTTTGGCAAGTTTAAAGCATATGGGTATGAGACTTTATATGTAGAAGACATGTGCTGGCTGGGGGAGTGGGGTCTTGTGAAGGAACTGGCGGTCATGAACCAATCCGCATCTTTCTCTGTAAGAGCAAGGGCTTTTAAAGAGGCCATTTTAAGAGCTGGGATTGACAGAATTGATGTTTCTTACAGTAGCTGCAGGATTCTCCAAGAGAACAAGGTCAAGGATATGTTCCATGGGCCTGATGCCATATGCTTCAATGGTATTCATCAGCACAGCTACCTCCTCCAATATATACAGTTTTTTGTGACCCATTTCTCCAGTATGAAAAAGCCAACCTTCACTTTCCTCATATTGGACACAGGCCATGAAGATACGGGTTTGCGGATAAAACAGTTGGACACAGAGCTAGCTAATCATGTCCTGTTTCTAGCAAAGCAGCACAATACTGTGTCCTTTATTCTTTCAGACCATGGTAATACATACGGACGCTTCTTTGCAGCTTCCACAGAAGCTCAGGCAGAGGTGTTCCACCCTTCACTTTTTATTATTGTTCCAGAGCATGCGTCCAAAGTGCTTGGAAGCAGAAAGATGAAATCATTGCGCCTGAACCAGAACAGGCTGATTAGCCTGATCGATGTCCACCATACTCTGAAAAGTCTGCTTCCTTCTGACAAGTTCCTTGAAAAAGAAAGCCTTAAATACAGTATCAGCATTAATGGACTTTTGAGCCCAGTTTCCGTGAACAGATCCTGTACAGACATTCCAAGGCTCCATCCCAACCTGTGTATTTGTCAGGCATATTATATATCACAAAGAAACGACTCCTATTATGCCTTGTTTGCTGAATTTGCTTTGGGTTATTTGAACAACCTAATTTTAGAACAACAGAAGGGCACTAATGGCACATGTCTAAGGCTGATTGCTACTCGATTTGAAAACGTTCAAAGTAGTGGTATGAGTGTTAGTCCTACAGAGGTTATTGTTAAACTTGACCTCTATGTTAGAATCCTAGAAAGGGTGAGTAATGAAGATGAAATGTTTACAGTGAGTGTTCAGTTCAATGTAGTTAATAACATTGGAGTACTAATTTTTTTAGGGTATGATAGACTTACATCATACAGTAGATATAGAATTTGTGCTGATCCTGCTGTTGACTTACGATTGTGTATCTGTGATATGTCGGCAGTTCAGAGAAACACTACTGTACACAATCGAGAACATGCTATACTTGAGTCTGTCCTGTGGACTGTGACTCACCGTACTGCCATTCATGACCCATGTCTTTACCTCCTTACAAGAAACTATACTACGGGCATTGTTTTACTAGTACATAATACGTGTACTGATGCACAGTACCATGTACGGTTTGATTTTATGACTAAGAACCTGCATTCCTCTAGTAAAATGCCTATTGATTTAGTAATTGAGCCAGTAAGGGAAAAGTTGTTAGTAACTGGAATTAGAAAGGTTGATAACCAACCCTGGAAATGTAAGTATATTTTAAATTACACTGTTTTTCCCTTGTAA